Sequence from the Aliidongia dinghuensis genome:
CGGTGTTCGTCCGTTATCCAGGAACGAAGCCGGCCGATGCGGGTTGTAACAGGGCGCACACGCTGAGCGGTTCTGCCGATGACTTCGGCAGCGAAGATCAGCGTCGAGTCGATACACGACGCGACGCGCGGGCTTCGGATTACTTTTGGAAGGTGTGACGGCACATGCTGTACGAGGCTTATCAAGCGCACGTCGACGTGATGGGTCCGTTTCGCGTTATGGCCCAAGCAACCGGCGCTTTTCTGAAGCAGCCCTGGCCGGGGCTGAACGACAATGTCATGGTCCGCGCAATGGCGGCCGCCTGCGAACTGGTCGTTCGCTCGGGCATGTCGCACAGTCGCCCGGCATTCGGCATCGACACGGTGCGGGTCGGCGGCCGCGAGGTTGCGGTGACGGAGGAGAACGTGCTGCAGACGCCGTTCGGCAATCTGCTGCATTTCGCCAAGGACGGTTCTGAGGAGCAGCCGCGGGTCCTGCTGGTCGCGCCCATGTCGGGGCATTTCGCGACGCTGCTGCGCGGCACGGTCAAGACGCTGCTGCCCGACAATGACGTCTACATCACCGACTGGAAGAACGCGCGCAACGTCTCGCTCATCCATGGCCGGTTCGATCTTGACGATTTCATCGACACGATCACCGGCTTCATGAACTTCCTCGGGCCCCGGAATCACGTCATCGCCGTGTGCCAGCCGGCGGTGCCGGTTTTCGCGGCGGTGTCGCTGATGGCGGCCGACGGTGCGCCCAACCAGCCGGCGACCATGACGCTGATGGGCGGCCCGATCGACACGCGCATCAATCCGACCCAGGTGAACGTGCTCGCGACCACGCGCGACATCGACTGGTTCGAGCGCAACGTCGTCACCTCGGTCCCGCTGCGCTATCCGGGTGCTTTCCGGCGCGTTTATCCGGGCTTTCTGCAGCTCGCCGGCTTCATGACCATGAATCTCGACCGGCACGTGAACGCCCATGTCGATCTGTTCCACCATCTGGTGAAGGGCGACGGCGAGAGCGCCGAGGCGACGCAGAAGTTCTAT
This genomic interval carries:
- a CDS encoding polyhydroxyalkanoate depolymerase; this encodes MLYEAYQAHVDVMGPFRVMAQATGAFLKQPWPGLNDNVMVRAMAAACELVVRSGMSHSRPAFGIDTVRVGGREVAVTEENVLQTPFGNLLHFAKDGSEEQPRVLLVAPMSGHFATLLRGTVKTLLPDNDVYITDWKNARNVSLIHGRFDLDDFIDTITGFMNFLGPRNHVIAVCQPAVPVFAAVSLMAADGAPNQPATMTLMGGPIDTRINPTQVNVLATTRDIDWFERNVVTSVPLRYPGAFRRVYPGFLQLAGFMTMNLDRHVNAHVDLFHHLVKGDGESAEATQKFYDEYTAVMDLPAEFYLQTIREVFQEHALPLGRLVSRGRKVEPRAIKRTALLTVEGEKDDICAVGQTSAAQDLCTGLAASKKAHHLQRQVGHYGVFNGRRWSTEIYPVVRDFIRSHG